The stretch of DNA GTTTTCCTTGGTGATGCAGGTAGCTTTCGATTTGGAATTCCGTTTCACGCATCAATTCATAAGCAAACTGGTCGCTGTGTTGCAGGCGGCGGCCGAATTTCTTTTCGATGGAGGCTTCGGACAAGTACGTGATATGCGCCACCATTCGCGCTAGCGCGAGTCCAAAATGTGGATCGTCGTCTTGGTTGTAATAGTTCCCTTTGTAGAAATGTGGATCCGTCACAATCGCCCGCCGCCCGACCGCGTTGAAGGCGATGCCTTGCGCCGAGAGGCGCGGACCGGATGCCAAGATGACCGCCGTGCGTAACATGTCGGGAAAACGTGCGGCCCATTCCAAGGCTTGCATCCCACCCAGGCTACCGCCGATCGCTCCCAACAATCGCTCGATGCCTAAGTGCCGGACCAGTGCGGCGTGCACCTCGACCATGTCGCCAATCGTGACAAACGGAAACTCCAAAGCATAGGGGGTCTCTGTGCCCGGCTTGGGGGACATCGGTCCGGTCGTCCCTTGGCAGCCACCCAATACATTCGCGCAGATCACAAAATACTTGTTGGTGTCCAAGCCCTTGCCCGGTCCAATCAATTCATCCCACCAACCGGTTTTCTCATCCTTGGCCGAATGCCGTCCCGCCACGTGGGCATCGCCGGTCAAAGCATGGCAGACAAAGATGGCGTTGTCCCGTTTTTCCGACAGCGTGCCGTAGGTCTCATAGGCGACATGGACCGGCCCCAGAAGATTTCCTTCGGCCACCTTCAAGCTGTGTGGGGGGACAAACAGGTCGACGTACTGCGTCGAGACCAAGCCGACCGACCGCTCATCGGCGTCTTTGTGTGGAGTATCTTCAGTGCTCATCGCCGCATTCGTCACAGCCACGACCAGTTCAATTTCAAGGTCTCAAAGAATTAAAAAGGAATCCGGGAGGGCGAGGCTCCCGTTGCGTTTCGCGTGGTATCATTTTCGCCGAGTTGGCGGGGAATTCAAGCGGTGCGGGAAATGAACGGTCTGGTTTTTTCGTTATTCCGTCGCTGAACCGCCGAAGTAAGAGCGATCCCGTTGATCGTAACCCTCGTACTCCAAAAGTTCATAAAGCTTCGCCCGCGTTTGCATCCGGTCCAACAGTCCCTGTTGCGTCCCCTCTGCAGCTAGTTCCCGCAGTCCCGATTCGACCGCATTCATGGCGATACGGAACATCGACACAGGAAATAGCACTGCCCGGTAGCCGATTTGTGATAATTCTGTGAAGGACAACAGTGGACTCTTGCCAAACTCCGTCATATTGGCCATCAATGGGACTTCGACCGCTTCGGCAAATTGGGCAAATTCTTCCGGCGTTTGCAGTGCTTCGGGGAAAATCATATCGGCCCCTGCCTCGACATAGGCCCGTGCGCGGGAGACCGCTGCATCAAATCCTTCGGTGGCCCGTGCATCGGTCCGGGCGATCAACACGAACGACGGATCATTGCGGGCCGCTGCGGCTGCTTTGATTTTTCCCGCCATTTCCCGCTCGCTCACCAAGGTTTTTCCGCTCAGGTGTCCGCAGCGTTTGGGAAGTTGCTGATCCTCCAGATGAATTCCCGCAATCCCGGCCGATTCAAAACAGTGCACGGTTCGCTCCACGGAGAGCGCTTCGCCGAACCCCGTATCGGCATCGGAAATCACCGGGATGTCGACCGCCTGCGCCAAGTAACGGCCTTGATCAACAAACTCCGTCAGCGAAATCAAACCGACATCCGGCACCGCCGCCAACCCCGCCGACAACGCAGCGCCGGATTGATAGGCTGCCGCAAAACCCGCCTGCTGCGCCATCCGCGCAACCAGCGCATTGAACACGCCGGGAATCATGATCGGACTGTTTTCATAGGCTTGTCGAAATCGCGCGCCGGGAGTTGTTGTCATCGCGTCCATTGCTCCGCAGTCTGTTGTATTTTGTTAGGAGGGAAGGGGGCTGTCCCGATTCGCGCGTTATCCTTGCACGGCAATTGCCGTGGCTGTGGCATAGGCGCGGCAGTGGGAGAGCGTCACCATCACTTGCGTCACGCCGAGGCCGTCAGCGACTTCTTTCGCGCCGCCGCTCATAAGGATGTCCGGTCGACCGGACTTGTGGTTGCTGACTTCAATGTCTCGCCAACTCATGCCACGGACCCAACCGGTGCCGAGTGTTTTCATCACAGCTTCCTTGGCTGCCCACCGCGCGGCATAGTGCTGCAGGTATTCTTTGCGGCGCTGGCAATATTGAATTTCGTTTTCGGTATAAACGCGATTCAAAAACAACTCACCATGCCGTTCGATCATACGTCCAATCCGCACGATTTCGGTGATGTCCGTTCCAATGCCCAAGATGTTCATAGCTTGTGTCGGTCATGCTGTGCATGACGTGCCTCAATGGTAATTCGTTGCAAGTCGGTCTCTCGATGGACATCACGCGTCCCGGGAGGGCGAAGCTCCTGCGGAGCCGTTTTTTATTTTTGTGATCCATACCCATCCAAAACATACCCCCTCTCCCTCTGGGAGAGGGCCGGGGTGAGGGTTTTCGCATAACCAGCGATCATCCACTTCACTCAATCTGTCCGACACGTTGAAACCCCTGCGGTATACCCGGGGGGGCGATGCTTTTGCGGATGCGTTTTTTTATGGTTGCGAATCGTTCGTACTACTTAGAAAGGTGCGTCGCGACGCACCCTGCGGGGGATAGTTGTCCCCTCTTTTAGCTTACTGTGCGTTGTCGTTGCCGTCCAATAGGGTAGTCAGTTGCGCCAACGTTTCTCGATTGGGTTGGACGGTGACCACGACGCTGGTTGCTTGTCCTGGTTGTTCGCGGGTACAGCGGATGACTGGGATGGCTGAGCTACAGCGACAGGACGTGTATTCCAAATGGAGTCGGCCCCCTTCGGGAATCGCCGGCTGCTCTTTGTTGGTGAGCAACTGCAAACAACGGTTTCCTGCTGTCGATCCCAGTACGACCGACCGTTGCGGTTCATGCCACGATTCGCACGTCACGCAAAACGGGGCGCTGACCAAACGTGCTGCTACGAATGCGCCGGCCAGGCCGCCCAATAAAACTTCCAACCCCAGCAACAGTCGCGGCCAGTTTGCTGCCGACTGCAACAGGGACCATGAGGATTCTGTGAGCGGCGAAAAGCGGAGGGTCAGGTAATCGTTGAATGTATCGGTGGGAGGTGGGGTTTCGCCGAATGCGGGGTTGTCGAAAATCAGGGCCGCCTGGGATTGCTCGGCCAGCCTATCGCGTTTTGAATTGCGCCACACTCGGTAGCTCTCGCCGATCTGGCCGGACAGGGCGATGATGGTCATGAGTAGCGCGGCTGGGAATAAGACGCGCCGATAGTGCATCCGGCATTGGCGGGCGATTTGTCCGATCACCCAACCGGCAGCCAAGCCTAGGACAATGCTATACAGGCCGAGCAATTTTAGTCGTGCGGGTACGTAAGCGGCTGCGACCATCAACACCGACAGCGCGACGACGCACAGCATCAGCCACGTCGTCAAACGCCCGGCGATTGTTGTCGCCGACTCGCGAGGCTTGTCCATGGTCCATCTCCCTTGTCAGGTCAAGGAGTCGCTGGCGGGGCGATCATTGATGCGCGCTGAGCCCACAAGCGGATCGCACGCGTTCCAGCACCTCTTGTCCCTTGGCCCGCGCCACGATCGCGCCGTCGCGCAGAATGTCGCGGACCGTGTCGGGGGTTTTCTCCAATTCTGCGCGGCGCTCACGCGCCTCGGCAAAGTAAGCCAAGGCTGCTTCGTACACCGCTTGTTTCGCATCACCGTAACCCATCCCCCCGGCGCGATACCGCCCAGCCAATTCCGCTTGTTGTGCTTCCTCGGCGAAGAGTTTGTACAAGGCGAACACCGGGCACGTCTCGGGATCCTTGGGCTCCTCGACCGTCTTCGAATCGGTTTTGATCGACATCACTTTTTTACGCATTTTCTTAGGCGCTTCGAAGACTTCGATCGTGTTGCCGTAACTCTTCGACATCTTTTCGCCGTCCGTGCCGGGAACTTTGGCCGTGGCGTCGAGTGTTTGCCCGTTGGGCAGCGTCAAGGCTTCGGTGCCGTAAATCACATTGAACCGCTGCGCGATATCACGCGTGACTTCAATATGCTGTACCTGATCGGCTCCGACGGGGACCACATCGCTGTCGTAGAGCAAAATGTCCGCCGCCATCAGCACGGGATAGTTGAACAGCCCCGCATCGGCGGCCAGCCCCTTCGCCTTTTTGTCTTTGTAGGCGTGGCATTTTTCCAGCAGGCTCATTTGCGTGACCGTCATCAGCAACCACGTCAGTTCCGAGACCTCGGGAATGTCCGATTGCAAAAACAACGTTGCTTGTTGGGGATCAAGGCCCAGTGCCAACAAGTCAACGGCGGCGCTGTGCGAATTATCCCGCAAGACCTGCGCATCGCGAATCGTCGTCAGCGCGTGCAGGTCGGCGACGAAATAAAATGACTGCTCGTTGTTTTGCAGGGCGATGTATTGAGCGATGGCGCCGAAATAATTACCCCAATGAGGGCGGCCGGTCGGTTGAATTCCGGAGAGAACTCGCATGAATTACGTCTCGATGTCGTGTGCGGTGGTGAATGTTTGAAATCGGCCTCCAGCATCGCCGGTGGCTGGGAAAGAATGGTTCGATGCCGATACGTTTAACGCGCGGGAATCTGCAATGTGCCAACGATGTCGCCGACGGATTGGCAGTTTTGCTCGGTCAAGATTTCGGATAATTCGGTGACCAATTGCTGAGCCAGTCCTGGATTGTAGAAATTAGCTGTGCCGATTTGAACCGCCGTTGCTCCAGCGATCAGGAATTCCATGACGTCGTCGATCGATTGAATTCCGCCGATGCCGATGATGGGAACATTAACGGCTTGCGCCACCTGCCAGACGATCCGCAGCGCCAGCGGCTTAATTGCCGGGCCGCTCAGCCCGCCGATGACATTTCCCAGAATCGGTTTGCGACGCCGCCAATCGATGGCCATGCCTTGAAAGGTGTTCACCAACGAAACCGCATCGGCACCCGCCTCGGCGGCGGCTTGAGCGATTTCGACGACACTCGTCACGTTGGGGGTCAATTTGGCAATCACTGGCAAGTCACACGCATTGCGAACCTGCGAGACGACCTCAGCTGCCAGTCGGGGGTCGGTGCCAAAATCAACGCCGCCGCTGACGTTGGGGCAGGAGATATTCAGCTCCAAGCCAGCAACCTGCTTGTGCTGCCCGACCTTGGCGGCCATCTGCACGAATTCTTCGGTATTCCGCCCCGCAATGTTCACGATGATGGCGGTCTCTAAGCCAAGAAGATAATCCAACGTCTTGGCGAGAAAGGCATCGATCCCATCGTTGTCCAGGCCGATGGAGTTGAGCAACCCGGATGAGGCTTCGACCGTCCGTGGGGGGGGATTGCCGATGCGCGGGGCGGCTGTGAGCGTTTTGGGAATGATGCCGCCCAATTGTTTGAAATCGACAAACGCGGCCATTTCGCGGGCATAACCAAAGGTGCCGGAAGCCACGAGAATCGGATTTGCTAATTTGAGGCGGTTGAGTTGGACGCTGAGTTGAGGCACGAGAGTTTCGATGATTGTGGTACAGGATTATTTTAAGGGCAGGGGCGAAGTGAGATTGCACCCCATGTTGCTGGATGTTTGCTCATCGTAGCTACCAACGAATGGGTGGGCAATGATGGGTGCGGCGCGGCGATATCGGTCTGCGCACAAAAAAAAACGGCACTTCGCGCAGGTGGCGCGAAATGCCGGTTGGATCCATGGTTGTCCGCGGACAATCAGGCAATCCCAGAACGGTTCTGCCCGGTTGTGTGGCCCCGTGAATTCAATGGGGGCCCCGTGTTCTGTCCCACACAGAAAGTGTGCGGGATGTTCTGCTGCGTGTCTTAGAGCACACCACCGTGCGTCCGGTAGGGTGTCGTGTGGTCGGGCATGTCCAGGAACCAAAAACGTTCCCAGGTGTTCGGAATGTGACGCAAGTTTTCCGACGTATAGATCAACTCGCGGGCCCGACGGTCGGGGCTTGACGAATAAATCGGGGTGACGCAACCCACACTGACCACAAAGAGTACGGCCACAGCCGCACCAAGAATTGCCTTCCGCATGTCAAACCTCCTGAATGACACAAAACCTCCGTGCTTGCTACTGACGAAGCATCACGGCTGAAATCCATTTCGCTAACACGGGAACTAATCGCCGTACTAGTCGACTCGTTACGATCATTTGCCGGAACGGCCCAGTGGGTGTTCCAATGAAAGTGTCTTCGTGTTTTGGGTCAAATTAGGGACGCGGATGGCGGGCGTAATTGAGATGAAACCAGTTTTGAGAATCACTGGGGGGATTTTCGTCTCACCGCCGATGTGTTGTTGTTTGTAAGTAGGCTTGCTAGCCCGGGTTGTGCGAATCGTGCGAACTGACCGAGGCCACCGAATTGGGATAGGTCGTTTGGCCCGGCAGGGAATTTGTATTGCCGGACTCGGTGTTCGACGCATTCGTACCGGGAGGTGTTTCTCCGCCCGCTGCTTGTGCCGTATGTTGTTGCGCCAAAGCCGATTGCGCGGCTTCAACTTCCAACTGCAACACCTTCTCTTCCATTTCCTTGCCCGGTTTGAATGTGACAACGAACTTCTCAGGCACAAAGACTTTATCGCCGGTCCGCGGATTGCGTGCTTTACGCGCTGCCCGCTTCTTGACTTCGAAAACGCCAAAGTTTCGTAACTCAATCCGCCCGTCGCGGACCAGGGTATCTACGATGGCATCGAAGGTCTTCTGGACGATCTCTTTCGTCTTCAGTTGTGTCAGTCCGATTTCCTCGGAAATGGCTTTGACGATTTCTTTTTTGGTCACGACTGAAGTCTCCCGAAAGAGTGCCCGCCGGACGGTCCCGGCCTCACATTGAGCCAAAGGAATATGTCTCAACTGTAATGCCAAAACGGACTTAGTGTCAAGTGGATTCTCTGTGGACCGTACGCTTCGGCCCGTATCTGCTGCTAATTTTACCCAAAAGTTGTATTTGTATTTGACATGAAACAACGTTGTGACTGAAAACACTGCAAGAAAAGTTGCTGTGCCGTTTGGTTCTGTCGGCGACGACGTTCATGAATAGTGTGTTTTGTTTAACTCGTTTCTCAGTAGTTGGTTATAGTGATTTACGAGTTCGGCATTGTCTGTCATGCCCTTCGTATTTCACAGTTCGTCAACCAGGCTCTCTGGATCGTTGAGAGAGGATCGACTCACCCTTGTCTTGATCATCGGCCAGGCGCTCGACGCATAATCAACAAAACCGATAAAATTGGCAGAAGTTCGCCATTTTTCCTGCCAGCTTAGCCCGACATTGGTCTGAATGTCGTTGTAATCGCGTGACACAACCTCTTGATTTAAAAAGATATCGGCTGTGCGCGACCGGCAGAATCAGATCTGGATCTTTGCTGCTTCCGCTTCGATCTGCTCGAGGCTGAAGAAGTTTCCTTGCCCAGCGCCGGGACATTCTCGCTTCACGTCTTCCCACTCGGCTTCGCTTTCGAGATTCGATTCCCAGAAGGGCCAGGTGCGACATTGGATGGGGCGGACCGGATAGATTGTGCAGCCCCGTTTTTCCGGATCGAAAAAGGTGCAGTCTCCGTTGGCAAAATCTTTGAGCGTGCGGCGACCGGCGAAGAGCTTCGTGTGCTCGATCTTGACCGCTCCGACCGGCTCATCAATGAATTCGGCGATTTGGTGCAACTCCTCGTCGGTCACCCAAACCACACCGGGGGCTCCTGTGCAGCAATTGCCGCAACCTGTGCACTCGAATCGTAAACCATCGCTGTACCAGGGTTTCTTCGACATCACCGACCGGCCATAATGCAATTGAAAGAATACGGATAGACTTTTGAAATGAGCGCAGGCGGAGTGACCGCCTGTGTCAGGGTAACCGCCAGCTGGAATTGCCGAAAGTGAAAAGACAAAAGCGTGGAAGCTGAAACGACCGAAAATGTTGCTGGAATCGTCCTCTGTGGGGGCGAAAGTCGCCGGATGGGGCAATCCAAGGCCTGGTTGTCTTTCGGGCCGGAGGTGTTGTTACAACGTATCGTGCGCGTGCTGTCGACCGTTGTCTCGCCTGTTGTCGTCGTAGCAGCTCAGGGGCAGGAACTTCCCGAATTGCCGGCGGACGTGATCATTGCCCGCGATGAACAGCCGGCGCTCGGTCCGTTGGGGGGATTGGCTGCTGGATTGAGCGCGTTGCCCGAGTCGATCGAGGCGGTCTATGCCGCCGCCTGTGATGCCCCGTTGCTCAAACCGGAATTCGTCGTCGAAATCATCGGGCGTTTGAAATACCATGACATCGCGATCCCCCGCGATGGGAAATACTATCATCCCTTGGCGGCCGTTTATCGCCGTTGCGTTGAAGCGAAAGTCCGTGCCTTGATTGCTGAAGACCGCTTGCGGCCGTTTTATTTGTTGGAATCGTCAGATGTTTGTGAGATAGACGTCGAGGATCTGCGCCGCATCGATCCCGAATTGGACTCCCTGCGGAATACAAATACCCCTGAAGACTATCAAGCTGCCTTGGTAGCGGCAGGCTTGGCTATGGAACAACAATGACCAGCGGTTCTTCCTCCCATCTCGATGTCCGCATGCGCGGCTTTTCCGCACGGGCACTCGTTGCGCAGGTCCGGGAGTGGATCGATGAAGAGTCCATTCCGCTCTCCGGCGAGGAGGTGGGGATTGCTGAAGCGCATGGTCGAGTATTGGCGGCGGATGTCGTCTCCACCATCGATGTCCCCGAATTTCATCGTGCGGCGATGGATGGTTATGCGCTGCGGGGGGCGGAGACGACCGGGGCGGGGGATTATAACCGGCTGGCTTTTGAAATCGTGGGCGAATCGTTGCCGGGACGCGCGTTCGCGGGCCGTGTGCAAGCTGGGCAAGCGGTGCGGATCATGACCGGGGCTCCGATTCCCGACGGCGCCGATGCCGTATTGCCGGCGGAGTATGCCAGCGAGAACGACAACCGGGTCGAGATCAGCACCGCCGTCGCTCCGCAGAAGCATGTCGCCCCCCGTGGCGAAGATGTCAAACAGGGCACAACGATCGCCGCCGCGAGTCGCCGCTTGCGTCCACAGGATGTCGGTTTATTGGCGTCGGTGGGCTGCGCGACGGTGCCGGCGATTCGACAACCGCGGGTGAGAATTCTGGCGACCGGGAATGAAATCGTGCAACCAGGAGACGAACGCAAACCGCATCAGATCTTCGATGCCAATTCGCATATGCTCGGCGGACTGGTTGCCCGTGACGGCGGCGTGCTGGAATCCTGTTCCGCGCTTGCCGATTCGCGCGAGGCGATTCGAGACGCGATGATCGCTCCGGGCGCCGATGTGGTGCTGGTCACCGGCGGGTCGAGTGTCGGTGCGGAGGATCATGCTCCGATGGTTCTGGCAGCTGAAGGCGAATTGGCGATTCACGGCATTGCCATGCGGCCCTCCAGTCCGGCCGGCATGGGGAAAATCGGCAAGCGGTTGGTGTTTTTATTACCCGGCAATCCGGTCTCGTGCCTTTGTGCGTATGATTTTTTCGCCGGCCGAGCAATCCGTTTGTTGGGCGGCCGCAGTGCCGAGTGGCCGTATGCTAGTCGAAGCGTGCCGGTGGGGCGTAAAATCGTCTCGGCGGTCGGCCGTATGGATTATGTCCGCGTGGCCATTGTCGAAGGTTGCGTCGAACCATTGGCCGTCGGTGGGGCTTCGATCTTGTCCTCCACCACGCGGGCGGATGGCTTTGTGATCATTCCCGAATCGAGCGAAGGCGTCGCGCCGGGGGGTGAGGTTCTGTTTTATCAGTATGATTTGATTTCGTAAGGTCATTCGCGGTGCGACAATTTTCAGGTCATTCGATGATTGTGAAACCCTTTCAGGGTTTTATTTTGAGAATCGATCATCCACCTAGGGTGCGCTCACTGCGTTCGCGACCCTAGGCTATGATGTATAACGCCTTTGGCGTTAAAGTTCCGGGCATCCGATGTTTGGAGTACCCTTGGGACGCCAATGACCGGGCGAATAACTAAACGGGTTCGTGTTTTTGCGAATCTCCATGACGGCGGATGACATGTCTTTGCACAATATTGATGAGGCCGCACGGCAGCAGCAGTTTTTGGATGTGATTGATCGGGACGAAGCCCGTGCGCGATTCCATGCCCATTTGACGCTGCAGCCGTTGGGGACGGAAACAGTGACTCTCAGCGGGGCGCTCAATCGTGTGTTGTCGGATGAAATCCGGGCGACGGTTGATGTGCCGGGATTTGACCGGGCGAACGTGGATGGTTTTGCCGTTCAGGCGGCTGATACATTCGGTGCCAGCGAAGATGCACCGCGATCCGTCTCGCTCAACGACGAAGTCATCACCCCCGGCGTGCAAGCGGGGATTGTGGTTCAACCGGGGACGGCGACGCCCATCGCCACTGGCGCCGTTGTGCCGCGCGGTGCGGATGCGATTGTGATGATCGAACATACCGATATGGTCGCTGATGCTACGGATCGCAGTTTGGAAATCAACCGCGCTGTGGCAGCGGGCGGGCATATTACGTTTGCCGGTACGGACATCGCCAAAGGAGAAACGGTTATACGTCGCGGGGCATTGCTCACCTCGCGGGAGATCGGTGTCTTGGCGGCGATTGGGCGGGATCGTGTCGAGGTGTTTCGCAAACCACGCGTGGCAGTGATCTCGACCGGCAGCGAAATCATTCCTCCCGGGGCACAGAGTACGCCCGGCGCGGTCTACGACTCCAACGCTGCGATTGTGTCGGCTGCTGTGGAAGAATTGGGCGGCGAACCGGTTCCGTTGGGGGTGATTGCCGACGATGAAACGAAATTGCGAGCGGCAGTCCAACAGGGGCTTGATTGTGATATTATTGTCCTCTCGGGCGGAACGTCGAAAGGGGCAGGGGATCTTTCGTATCGCGTGGTCAGCGAACTGACCGATCCGGGTATCGTGGCGCATGGCGTGGCCTTGAAACCGGGTAAGCCGATCTGTCTCGCGGTCACCGGCGGCAAACCGGTTGTGATTTTGCCGGGATTTCCCACGTCGGCGATTTTCACGTTTCACGAATTCGTCGCCCCCGTGATTCGCGCGCTGGCGGCTCGCAAAGATGCCCAAGCGGCGACGGTCACGGCGACGTTGCCACTGCGGGTGAACTCTGAACGGGGCCGTACGGAATACCTGCTTGTCAGTCTGGTGCGCCGCGGCGACGATTTGGCGGCGTATCCGATGGGCAAAGGTTCGGGGTCGGTGACGACGTTCAGTGGAGCGGACGGATTTCTCACGATTGATTCGCAGACGGAAATGTTGGATGCGGACACGCGCGTTGAGGTGAAACTGCTCTCCCGCGAATTGCGGCCGGCTGATTTCGTTGCCATTGGCAGCCATTGTGTCGGCTTAGATTATTTGTTGTCGCGAATGGAAGAGCGCGGGTTTGCGGTCAAGGTGCTCAACGTCGGCAGCCTGGGAGGATTGACGGCAGCGGCGCGCGGGGAATGTGATATTGCGGGAATTCATCTGATGGATGCAGCGACCGGTGCGTATAACCGTCCATTTCTGAAACCGGGACTGACACTGATCGAAGGCTACCGCCGCTTGCAGGGGATTGTCTATCGACCGGGCGATGCGCGGTTTGAAAACAAAACAGCGGAACAAGCCGTTGCCGCTGCCTGTGCGGATGCGGCGTGTGCGATGGTGAATCGCAACACCGGCAGCGGGACGCGGATTTTGATCGACCAATTGTTGGCCAAGGTGCGCCCGGAAGCCGAGGCGCCGCCTGCAGGCTATGGCATTCAGGCAAAGTCCCACAACGCCGTCGCCGCCGCTGTTGCCCGTGAATCGGCCGACTGGGGCGTGGCGATCGAGACGGTGGCCAGTCTGTACGATCTAGCGTTCATTTCGCTACAGGAGGAACACTACGATTTCGCCGTGCCGGAGAATCGTGCGCAAACCGCCGCCGTTCGCGCATTTAGTAAACTGCTCCAAGATGCGGAGGTCCGTGACGAATTACGGACCATGGGATTTCAGTTGTGATCAATGTTGGGTGCGTCGTGACGCACCTTTCTATGAAGGACAACAGACGGACAACTTTGCACAACAACATTGCAAAAGAAAACCTCACGCGAAGGCGCCAAGTCGCAGAGGTTTTGGCTGGGACGGACAGGTGTTCGTGATGGATGGTTCATGGTTGGGGAGACTTCAATCCAATTGTTTTCAACCGACCGTGTGGGCTTGCGAAGCGCGGATGAAAATCAAATGGACAATGCAGATCTCTTTGCGAACTTTGCGGCTTTGCGTGAGGTTTTTTTATACGATTTGTGGAACGGCACAGTAGGCGTTTAGCTCATTTGGCGGCGGTTGTTTCATTCCGTCGCGTCAGGCGAGTGACGATGGTTTTGGGTTTGCGATCGCGGTAAGCGGGAATTACAGTTCGAGCTGATAACGGATTCCACTGGAAAGTCTCGGCTCACCTTTCATGGAGGATCAACCCAATGGTCACCCCTGCAACGTCCGTACTCGCGCTGTG from Symmachiella dynata encodes:
- the metX gene encoding homoserine O-acetyltransferase MetX, with amino-acid sequence MSTEDTPHKDADERSVGLVSTQYVDLFVPPHSLKVAEGNLLGPVHVAYETYGTLSEKRDNAIFVCHALTGDAHVAGRHSAKDEKTGWWDELIGPGKGLDTNKYFVICANVLGGCQGTTGPMSPKPGTETPYALEFPFVTIGDMVEVHAALVRHLGIERLLGAIGGSLGGMQALEWAARFPDMLRTAVILASGPRLSAQGIAFNAVGRRAIVTDPHFYKGNYYNQDDDPHFGLALARMVAHITYLSEASIEKKFGRRLQHSDQFAYELMRETEFQIESYLHHQGKRFVERFDANSYLYLTRAMDYFDLAKSYGSLPEAFSATQSRFLVTSYTTDWLFPIAQSREIVSALIQARRHVTAVELESPYGHDSFLLEVDQLEEMLKPFLAEAYATK
- the prpB gene encoding methylisocitrate lyase, whose translation is MTTTPGARFRQAYENSPIMIPGVFNALVARMAQQAGFAAAYQSGAALSAGLAAVPDVGLISLTEFVDQGRYLAQAVDIPVISDADTGFGEALSVERTVHCFESAGIAGIHLEDQQLPKRCGHLSGKTLVSEREMAGKIKAAAAARNDPSFVLIARTDARATEGFDAAVSRARAYVEAGADMIFPEALQTPEEFAQFAEAVEVPLMANMTEFGKSPLLSFTELSQIGYRAVLFPVSMFRIAMNAVESGLRELAAEGTQQGLLDRMQTRAKLYELLEYEGYDQRDRSYFGGSATE
- the acpS gene encoding holo-ACP synthase — translated: MNILGIGTDITEIVRIGRMIERHGELFLNRVYTENEIQYCQRRKEYLQHYAARWAAKEAVMKTLGTGWVRGMSWRDIEVSNHKSGRPDILMSGGAKEVADGLGVTQVMVTLSHCRAYATATAIAVQG
- the trpS gene encoding tryptophan--tRNA ligase; this encodes MRVLSGIQPTGRPHWGNYFGAIAQYIALQNNEQSFYFVADLHALTTIRDAQVLRDNSHSAAVDLLALGLDPQQATLFLQSDIPEVSELTWLLMTVTQMSLLEKCHAYKDKKAKGLAADAGLFNYPVLMAADILLYDSDVVPVGADQVQHIEVTRDIAQRFNVIYGTEALTLPNGQTLDATAKVPGTDGEKMSKSYGNTIEVFEAPKKMRKKVMSIKTDSKTVEEPKDPETCPVFALYKLFAEEAQQAELAGRYRAGGMGYGDAKQAVYEAALAYFAEARERRAELEKTPDTVRDILRDGAIVARAKGQEVLERVRSACGLSAHQ
- a CDS encoding dihydroorotate dehydrogenase produces the protein MPQLSVQLNRLKLANPILVASGTFGYAREMAAFVDFKQLGGIIPKTLTAAPRIGNPPPRTVEASSGLLNSIGLDNDGIDAFLAKTLDYLLGLETAIIVNIAGRNTEEFVQMAAKVGQHKQVAGLELNISCPNVSGGVDFGTDPRLAAEVVSQVRNACDLPVIAKLTPNVTSVVEIAQAAAEAGADAVSLVNTFQGMAIDWRRRKPILGNVIGGLSGPAIKPLALRIVWQVAQAVNVPIIGIGGIQSIDDVMEFLIAGATAVQIGTANFYNPGLAQQLVTELSEILTEQNCQSVGDIVGTLQIPAR
- a CDS encoding HU family DNA-binding protein codes for the protein MTKKEIVKAISEEIGLTQLKTKEIVQKTFDAIVDTLVRDGRIELRNFGVFEVKKRAARKARNPRTGDKVFVPEKFVVTFKPGKEMEEKVLQLEVEAAQSALAQQHTAQAAGGETPPGTNASNTESGNTNSLPGQTTYPNSVASVSSHDSHNPG
- a CDS encoding YkgJ family cysteine cluster protein, translated to MSKKPWYSDGLRFECTGCGNCCTGAPGVVWVTDEELHQIAEFIDEPVGAVKIEHTKLFAGRRTLKDFANGDCTFFDPEKRGCTIYPVRPIQCRTWPFWESNLESEAEWEDVKRECPGAGQGNFFSLEQIEAEAAKIQI
- the mobA gene encoding molybdenum cofactor guanylyltransferase, translated to MEAETTENVAGIVLCGGESRRMGQSKAWLSFGPEVLLQRIVRVLSTVVSPVVVVAAQGQELPELPADVIIARDEQPALGPLGGLAAGLSALPESIEAVYAAACDAPLLKPEFVVEIIGRLKYHDIAIPRDGKYYHPLAAVYRRCVEAKVRALIAEDRLRPFYLLESSDVCEIDVEDLRRIDPELDSLRNTNTPEDYQAALVAAGLAMEQQ
- the glp gene encoding gephyrin-like molybdotransferase Glp, with product MTSGSSSHLDVRMRGFSARALVAQVREWIDEESIPLSGEEVGIAEAHGRVLAADVVSTIDVPEFHRAAMDGYALRGAETTGAGDYNRLAFEIVGESLPGRAFAGRVQAGQAVRIMTGAPIPDGADAVLPAEYASENDNRVEISTAVAPQKHVAPRGEDVKQGTTIAAASRRLRPQDVGLLASVGCATVPAIRQPRVRILATGNEIVQPGDERKPHQIFDANSHMLGGLVARDGGVLESCSALADSREAIRDAMIAPGADVVLVTGGSSVGAEDHAPMVLAAEGELAIHGIAMRPSSPAGMGKIGKRLVFLLPGNPVSCLCAYDFFAGRAIRLLGGRSAEWPYASRSVPVGRKIVSAVGRMDYVRVAIVEGCVEPLAVGGASILSSTTRADGFVIIPESSEGVAPGGEVLFYQYDLIS